A region of the Orenia marismortui DSM 5156 genome:
TTATAATTTTACTTAAATATTTTTCTTGTGTTAGTTTATATTTAATCTGTTTACTTAACCAGCTTTTAGAAAAGTTGGGATTATAAAAAATATTATGTTTATTAGCAATGGTATTTAGAGTTTCTGTGGAACTTTCTCTAAAAAAATCTATCAATTTCATTTAATAACCTCCTTTATTGTCCATAATTAAGGTAATAAAGTCTCAATTTATATTTATGTTCAACTCTACTCTGATATTCATATTTATTAAGCACATAATTTAATTCTAGTAAATATTATGGAGTAAAGGAGGTGGATTATGCTTGAATTTCTTGCAGGTTATAATATTGTTACTATTGGTATTTTAGCCAGTTTAGCAGCTGGATTAGCTACAGGAGTAGGAGCTATTCCAATTTTTTTTACTAAAGATATACACAAGAAGGTTTTAGATACTTCATTAGGTTTTGCAGCAGGTGTTATGTTAGCAGCTACATCTTTTAGCTTAATTATCCCCGCTATTGAAAAAGGAGGTGGAGGTATTAAAGGTGCTACCATAGCATTATTTGGAATTTTAGCGGGGGGAGGTTTTTTAGACTTAGTAGATAAGTTCTTTCCTGATACAAACTTATTATCCAATTCGACAGATGAGGATACTAATCTTAGAAAGGTATGGCTCTTTGCTTTGGCTATAACTATACATAATTTCCCAGAAGGATTAGCTGTGGGGGTAGGTTTTGGGGATGGAGATATTTTAAATGGACTTGGCTTAGCTATAGCTATTGGATTACAGAATATACCAGAAGGTTTGGCGGTAGCAATACCTTTTGTCAAGGAAAAGATGGAAGTTTGGAAGGCTTTTATTATTGCTTTAGCAAGTGGTTTAGTAGAGCCAATTGGTGGCTTATTAGGTGTAGGATTAATACAAATATCACGTCCTGTGTTACCCTTTGCTTTAGCTTTTGCAGCAGGAGCAATGTTGTTTGTTATTAGTAATGAGATAATTCCAGAAAGCCAAAAAAATTCTACTTCTAGTCTATCAACTCATGCAATTTTAATTGGCTTTGTAATTATGATGTTTTTAGATAATGTACTAGGTTAGGATAAAATTAATTAAGAAGATGTATGTTAATTAACATACATCTTCTTTTATCATATCAACTCGACCCATAGCCAAATCAAGTAAAAAACTATAATAAATAGAAAAATAAATAAATTAAATGGATCATTATGAAGTATTTAGCAGGAAAATAAATTATTATATTGAATATATAGAATTGAAAAGAATTTGAATTGTATTTTATTCAGCTGGTTGGAGGGATAAGTATGGAAGATAGTATCGAATATCTAGTTAATAACTTTCCAGGAATAGCAGTGATTATAGATGATGAATATAAGATCAGAAGAGGTAACCAAATTGCATATGAGGCTTTTGGTAAGCTAGGGGTTAAAAGACCCGATGAGTATATATTTAAACCTTTAACTGAAATTCATACACTAGATGGAAGCACTGCCATAGATGCATTACGTACTGGTAGTCCTTTTTATGGATATAAAGAATACAAGTGGAAGAATAGGAAAAGAAGAATTTTATATTGTCATTTACCGACAAAAATAAATTCTTCTTCTCGTGGAGTAGTTATCTTAAATATAGATTTTAAGAAAAAAATTAATACTCTAGAAGATTTAGTAGAATCTTTTAAAGCTAATAGCCACATTTATTTTAGTGAGTTAGAGATATGTTTATTTGATTTAGAGGGTAAACTTAATTATGTAAATAGATCAGTTGTAAATAATAGTGGACTAGAGGCAAAAGATTTGATTGGTGAAAGTATTAAGTTTTTTTTTGATTCGGAAGAAGAGATAGAATTATTGTTAAAAAGAATTGCTTTAGGTAACTTTGTTCATACCAAAAAATATATAAATAATAAGAAGTCTAAAGACCATCTCTCTAGAGTGGTAGAGCTAATCTCTTTTCCAATTATAATAAATGGGGAAATGATTGGAGGAATATACCTAGGTTTAAATTTAGGAGGATTAATTAAACACTCTGATAGAATTAAGAAATTTAATAAAATTGAAGATGCTGGTCGAATGGCTTTTAGAGTAATTCATGAAGTTAGAAATCCATTGCAAGAGATTTTAGCTATAGCGGAATTAGGGAAGATTAATTCAAATAATGAGCAGACAAACTTATATTTTGATAGTATTAAAGGGCGTATCGAACAAATAAATAATCTGATGAATGAAATTTTGGAATTATCTAATTTTCATCAATTAGAGTTGTTAAAATATAATATTAATGATATCTTTTCAGAAATACTAAAAGAAGTATTTGAAAATTGTAAAAAAGAGAAAATTAAGCTAGAAGTTGAATTAGAGGATTTAGAAATTAAAATAGATAAGAATTTATTTAGCAAAATTATATTAAATTTATTAAATAATGCTATAGAAGTATTGATGAATTATGAGCAGAATAGAAAGATTTTAATTAAAGCTGAATCTAAGGATAATGAAGTTTTATTTAGCATCTATAACTCTGGACCAGAAATACCTGAAAAAATTAGAGAATATATTTTTGATATTTTTGCTTCTACTAAAGGGAGAAATGGAACAGGTTTAGGGTTAACAATTACTTATTATATTGTTACTAGAATATTTAAGGGAGATATTTGGTTTGAAAGTAATCAAGAGGGGACAACCTTCTTTTTTAAGATTAAACAAAATATTGATAAAACAATGCTCATATCAAAAGAAGATACAGCATATAAGGGAATTTAGTTTTTAAGAGTTAAAAGATAATATTTTTTATCAAGGTTTGTTTATGAATTATTAAGCTAAATAAGAAGTTGTTTCTTTGATATATTTCCTAATTCTGATATAATTTAATTTGTTTGAGAATTAGATTAGATTATATTATATTATATTTATCTTATAAGTAATGGGGGAGTTTATTAATGGCATATAAATGTGAAAAAGAATTAAGATTAAAGGCTAAAGAATTTATTGAGAAATTAAAGAATGAAGATATAGAAGGTGAGATAACACAGGTTCGTGATTATATGGTTAAGGTTAATATAAAAAAGAATGATGATCAATTTGGAAATTTGAATATTTATTATAGTCCAAAGAAAGAAAAATATACTTTAAAATGCCATGAATTAAAGAATAAACAGCTTGAGCAGGGATTAATTTCATTATGGGAAGGTAGAAATTTCTTTTGTCAAGAAAACAATCAAGAAAAATCTTCTGTTGATTATCAGATTTATGTTGATGGTTCTTATATAGATGGTAAGATTGGTTATGGAGTTGTTATTTTAGATGATAACAAGTTGGTAGAGGAAATATCAGGGGAAGTAACAGATCCATTGGCCCAGAATTCTAGACAGGTAGGAGGAGAATTGGTAGCAACTCAGGAAGGGGTTAAGTGGTGTCATAAGAACAGAGTTGAAGAAGTAGATATTTTTTATGATATGGAGAATATAAAAAAATGGGCAACTGGAGAATATAAAACTAATAAAGCATTAACTCAAAACTTTAAAGAATTTATTAATAAAGCTAAGGTTAAGATAAATTGGTATAAAGTTAAAGCACATACAGGAGTGAAATGGAATGAATGGGCTGATAAATTAGCTAAAGCAGGAGCAATGAATGGAAGTAATCAAAATAGAGAAAATAGTCTGATAGAAGAATTAGAAGAGATAGCAAATAAATTTGTTGATTATTTACAGAGAAATGGTTATACAGTAGAGTACAAAGGGATCTATAATTCAAATTGTGCTAAATTAAAATTGAGTGATGGAATCAATTTTCTAGGCCATTTAAATATATATAATACAAATAAATTAAATTTAGTCCCTAAATACCATGAATTAAAGGCTAAAGAATATCAAAGTGAATTAGAAGAGTTATGGCAGGAATTTTTAAAAAGAAATTAAGACTAATAAAAACTTTCAGTTTTAAAACTGAGAGTTTTTTGATGCTCATATATTTGCAACTTAATCTTCTTTAAGAATAAAAATAATTTTATGATAATCTTAAAGCTTTATTTTATATTTTAAGCTGATCTGTTTATTTCAGAATTAGTCATTTATGACTATAGAACTGACTAAATAAAAGGAAAATTAAAGAGTTTATCTAAATATAATATAAATCAGAAAGTTATAGATTTAGTAAATAATTAAATTAAAATGGAGGAGTAACTTATGAAGTTGAAGTATGGAGCAGAAAAAGTTAATTTAAATATGGAAAGATTAAGAAAGCAGGTAGAAGTATTATTACCAAATGAAAGAGAGGGGCTAGTTGATCCTTTGGAGACAATTGAAGATTGTTTAGAAGATCCAATAGCTTCATCATCTCTAGAGCAATTGTTAGCTGAGAAGTCTCCTAATAATGTAGTTATAGTTGTTAATGATGTAAGTCGTTTAACACCTTATGAATATATGCTACCACCACTTTTGGATGTACTACATAAGGCAGGGATAAATAAAGAAGAGATCACCTTTATTATAGCTACTGGAATTCATGATCCTAATACTGAAGAGCAGAATAGAAAAATCTTTGGTGATGATATAGTAGATAATTATCGTTTGATATCCCATGATCCTGATAATGACTTAGTTGATATGGGCGAATTAGATACAGGAAATAGATTTTATCTTAATCGTGAAGTTTTGGAGGCAGATTTTTTAATTACTACTGGGGTGATAACACCTCATTATTTCGCAGGATTTTCAGGAGGAAGAAAGTCTATCTTACCAGGAGTTGCAGGAAGAGATACCATCCAAAATAATCATGCCCATATGGTTAACTTAGTTGGTAATTTACCAAGAATAGAAGATAATCCAGTAAGCTTGGAAATGATTGAAGCTGCAAGAAAGGCAGAAGTGGATTTTATCTTGAATGTAGTAACTAACAGTAAGAAAGAGATAGTTGAAGTAGTTGCAGGAGATTTAGAAGCTGCTTGGTATCAAGGAGTAAATGTTTCTGCAGAAATGTATCATGTACCTATTAAACATAAAGCAGATATAGCAATTGTTAGTGCAGGAGGCTATCCCAAAGATATTAATATTTATCAAGCCCAAAAAGCTCTTGATAATGCAGATTATGCTGTGAAAGATGGAGGAATAATAGTCTTATTAGCTGAATGTAGAGCTGGATTAGGAGAAGATGTTTTTGAAGAATGGTTAAATAATTCAAAAAAACCAGAGGATAATGTAGAACGGATCAGAGAAAAATTTGTTATTGGTGGACATAAAGCTTTTGCAATTAGTAAAGTTGTTTTGAACAAGGAATTTATTCTTATCTCTGAGTTCAATCAAGAGTTTACAGAGCTAATGTTTGCTAAGAAGATGAATTCTCTTGATGAAGTATTATCTTATATAGAAGATAAATATAATCACCAATATAGTACTATTATAATGCCTCAAGGCGGATTAACCGTAGCAATAGTAGAGTAGTAATTAAAAATCATGATTATTTTCTAAGGAGGTAAAGATAATTTTCAAATTATTTAAGAGATTAATTATTCTATCTGTCTGTATTATTTCTTTAGGTATTGGAATGACCTGTTATACCTTTTATCAGAGTGGGGAAATTATTAATTTGAGTATTAAAAGATTAATGGATAATCCAGTTCAGGTTATTAAGGCAGAATTAGAAGAAAGTAAAGAAATAATTGAGCTATCAAATAGCCTAAAACAAAACAATATTAAAATTGAACATAGTACATTAGTAAAATTAGCACAAGCCACTGGAGAGGCTCAAAATAAAATTGAAGTTTTAAAACTCATTAAAGAAGAATTAGTAAAAGAAGATGTAGATTATAATAAATTATTAAAAGAGATCGAAAGTTTAGGTGTTAATATATCAAAAGATGATTTAATAAAGTTAAAAAATTGAATAAGTAATAATATAAAAGAGGAGAGCTTTTAAAAGCTCTCCTCTTTTATATTAAAATAAATTCTCAAAGAATATTTTCTTTGAGCTAATAATAAAAGTGATTACTAGACCTATTCCGCCTAATATTAGAGTTATTAATAGTATGTTTTTGAATATTAATAAGATTAAATCTATAAATTTATTTTCTATATCTATCTTAGGATTAACTCTTCTTTTAAGAAAGCTTGATTTTATTATCAGATAGCCAGAGATAATACGAATCCAGATTACCCAAATAGTTATAAGGAGGAGCAGAGATCCGATTAATAATTCTATTAGTATGTCCATAAATCAGTCTCTTTTATGAGTTTATCTTATTATTATTCAGTTATAACCCTAGTTTAGAATTTGAATTCTAAAATATAATTCTGCTAAAATTATTAGCATTAGTTATATTAGTCAATTATAATCTAATCACTTATGACTATTTAATCTCTTTTCTAAAAATAATTTATAATTCTAATTATTAAATTGAAGGATGATTTTTATGAATATATTTATATATAATTGTTAAGATTAAAATAAGTAAAAGGGGGAATAAAAATGACTTTAAAAAAACAGACAAAAGAGCAGAAGGAATATTTGTTAGCACTAGCTTATAAGAATATAGTTGATCACACTTATAGGAAAGAGCTAGAGACTTTAAAAGATAAGTATGAAGGGAGAAAGTTAATTGAAAAAGAACTTAGATTAAAGAATAATTTAGATTATTGGAAAGTAAATAGCAAATTGATGGAAGCAGAGGAAAGCTTAATAGACTGGGGAAAAGAAGTTTTAGTTAAAGATAATAAGTATGATCTAGAAGAAAGCATGGATTTTAAAGAGGATAATAGGGGGAAAATTTTAGATTTTTTAATCAATTTAGAGGAGCATTGTATAATTAAATGCACAGGTAGATCAAAAAATAAAAAGTGACACATAGAAATACCTCATATATAATGTTAAATAACCACAAATAACATAAAGTGAGGTATTAAAATATGTGTCAAAATAATTATAACAGAAAAAGTAAAAAAGGAAAACACCTAACTTTGGAAGATAGGAAAATAATAGAGCATTTATATAATATTCAAGGTAAGAAAGATAAGGAGATNGCAAAAGAGTTAGGAAAACATAGAACAACAATAAGTAGAGAGCTTAAGAAAGGTGAATTAAAATTATTAAATTCTGATTATACGACAAGAATAGAATATGATGCTGAAATAGCGCAAAAAGTCTATGATAAAAATGCTACAGCTAAAGGAACTAAGATAAAAATAGCTAAGGAACATGAGTTAGCAAGATTTATAGAAAGAAAAATAAAACAAGATAAATGGTCTCCAGAAGTAATTGCTAATCAAATACAGGAAGATGAAAGATTTGAAATTAAGCTACATTGGAAAACAATATACAATTATATAGACAAAGGTATCTTGATGGTAAATAGAGATGAGTTAGTCTATGGTAATTATAAAAAGTCTAACGGTACTAAAAGACAAGAAAAGGAATCAANNNNNNNNNNNNNNNNNNNNNNNNNNNNNNNNNNNNNNNNNNNNNNNNNNNNNNNNNNNNNNNNNNNNNNNNNNNNNNNNNNNNNNNNNNNNNNNNNNNNCCAAGAACTAATCATTACTATGCTGATGCCTATTGTTCTTGGCAAAGAGGTAGTAATGAAAATTTAAATAAGATGATTAGAAGGTTTTTGCCAAAAGGAAGCAGTTTTAAAGATATTAGTACGAGTGAGGTTAAAAATATTCAACAATGGATGAATAACTACCCAAGAAAGATGTTTGATTTTAAAACTTCGAATGAAGTTTTTGAAAATAAATTAAAAGTAGCTTAAAAGTTTATATTATATGGGGTATAAGTGTTTCACAAAAAAACGTGCATTTTATATTGCAATTCTCATTAATCAATTTAGATAAAGAAAAACTTGAAGAATTAGCTTGAGTATTTTAAAGTAATATGAATTGTTTGGTTGATATATGAAAAGTAAATTAATAATTCAGCTCCTTTAGAAATGAACTGAATTATTAATTATGTTATTTAATTTAATTAATTGTAATACTTCTTTTTTCCTTGCTAGTAGCATTTTCTTTAGGAAGAATAACTTCTAGGAGCCCATTCTCATATTTAGCTTGAATTTCTTCTTTTTTAATGTTTTGCAATTGGAAATTACGTTGAAAGCGACCTTTTCTTCTTTCTTTTCTGATATAACTTTCATTTTCTTCAGTATTATTTTCTAGGATAATGGCAGATATTGTTAAGTAATCTTCATCTACTTCTACATTTATATCCTCTTTTTTTACTCCTGGTAATTCAGCTTGAATTAGATAGTCATTCTTTCTTTTTCTAATATCTGTCTTAAATCCAAAATCATTAAAGTCCATTAAGTCACTAATGTTATTAGATATTTTACTTAATGGTTTAGTTAATTTACGATTATCAAAAGGGCTTAAGTCAAACATTTAAATCACCTCTGTAGATTTAATTTAGATTTCTATAAATTATTATAGCTTATAACTTAAGCTTATATACATTAAAGTAGGATATAAGTTATAATAACTTTAATCATTTTTAATTATTTATTATCTAATTTGGATTAGAATATTGAAAGTTGTAGTAAAAAGATAAGATATTGTGGTTGATATATATTCGAAATATATGATATAATGGGAGAAATATTATTCTTTTCTAAAGTTTATGATGATTGAAAATCAGGGAGGGGTAAAGATGGGGTTAAATATAAATATTCCTGCTTTTCTTTTTTCTACCATCTCATTGTTGATGTCAGCCTATGGTGGTAGGTTTTCAAAGATATCTAAATTAATAAGAGATTTATCCATAGAATTAGATAATAATAATTTAGAAGAAAGAATCTATCTTAAAAAGCAGATTCTGATCTTTTCTAAAAGAGTAAGATATATTAAAAGGTTACAACTAGCAGCAATCTTTTCTTTGTTCTTTTCTGCTTTATCTATGTTCTGTTTATTATTTGAGAAGATTAATTTTGCAAATATAACTTTTATAATTGCTTTAATATTCTTTTTAATTTCTCTTTTAATATCTTTAATTGAAATTTTGTATTCAATAAAAGCTTTACAAATAAATTTTAAAATATGAGGTGATTAAGATGAAATTTACTCTAACAACACCTGCTCTTATTTTTTCTACTATTTCGCTTTTATTGTTAGCATATACTAATAGATTTTCAGTTTTAGCCAATTTAATTAGAGGGTTGCATGATAAAGCAAAAGAAAAAGGGGAAAAGGATCATATTATTGCTTCTCAGTTATCTTCATTAAAGAAACGAGTTAAACTTATTAGAAATATGCAATTTCTTGCTATTTTATCTCTTTTTTCTTGTGTATTCTCAATGTTTTTATTATTTCTTGATAAAAATATAGCTGGAGAAATTGTTTTTGCAGTAGGACTTGCCTTATTAATGTTCTCTTTAATTTTATCTGCTATTGAGATTAATATTTCTGTTCATGCTTTAAATATTCAATTGAGTGAAAGTGTAGAGAGTGAATCTTTTGACGATAATAAAGAAGAGTAAAAACAATAACTTATAATGTATAAAAACTGCTACACTGACTTGTACAAGTCAGTGTAGCAGTTTTTTAGTGACTCAGTATTTATGAATAGTTAATTAAAACTTAGTCATTTATGACTATAATCTAAAATAAAATTTAATAAGTATAAAGAAATACTTTTAGGTGCTAGGTGATAGGTCATAGGAGTTAGTAAGATCTTTCTATCTCCTAGCTCCTAGCTCCTAACTCCGAAACTGTCGCTTTATTATTCTATAAAGTCATATTTAAGCTTGAATAGCTATTTAATAAATTGAAGAACTTATTAATTTAACTTAAATAAAATTTTGAATTAGTTTATTAAATATGTTATATTTAATTAAATATTATTGTATTTGAATATTAAGATTTTGAAATTAATTTAAAAGAAAGGAGATAACATGGAGGATATTTCTATTATTATTGCTTTTTTTGCTGGGATTATTTCTTTCTTTTCACCATGTGTTTTACCGTTAGTTCCTGCTTACATAGGATATATAACAGGTAGCACTACTATTAGAAGGAGGTTCTTTACTCTAATAAGATCTATAGGATTTGTGCTTGGTTTTTCATTAATCTTTATCCTAATGGGAGCTTCAGCTAGTTATCTTGGTCAATTATTTGCTAGATATAAATTTATATTTACTAAAGCAAGTGGAATCTTAATTATTATCTTTGGTTTACATATAACAGGATTATGGAAGATAAATTTATTTTATAAACAGTTTAGGTTTAGTGAACCAAAACAAGCTGGAACTTGGTTAAGCTCTATCCTAATGGGAATTGCTTTTGCAGCCGGTTGGACTCCTTGTGTAGGTACAGTTTTGGGATCAATTTTATTATATGCTGGTACTGGGGCAACCTTAAGTAATGGAATAATATTATTGGCGTTTTATTCCTTAGGAATGGGAATTCCATTTATTCTAACTGCAATCTTTATTAATAAATTCACACAAATATCTCCTAAAATCAATAAATATCTACCTTTGATTTCAAAGATTAGTGGTTTTATAATGATCATCTTTGGCTTATTACTTTTCTTTAATAGGGTTCAAAATTTAAGTAGATATTTTTATTTTTTAAATAATATTTTACCAGAGTATTAATATAAGAGTTGATAAAGAAGGTTATGCTCTCTTATTCTTTTTAATAATCTTTGAAGGATAATATTCTTAAAATAACAGGTGAATTAAAATTCACCTGTTATTTTAATTTAGTTAACTAAATTAAAGGAGGATATATATTATTATGGTCATTTATGACCATAATAATATATATCTTTTGTAATAGAAAAGAGACAAAGAATAATATACTTAAATAAGATATTTATTTTGGAGGTGTTAATAATTAAGAAAAAGGATAGATATAAAGAATTTTGGATTTGGCATCTTG
Encoded here:
- a CDS encoding ZIP family metal transporter; protein product: MLEFLAGYNIVTIGILASLAAGLATGVGAIPIFFTKDIHKKVLDTSLGFAAGVMLAATSFSLIIPAIEKGGGGIKGATIALFGILAGGGFLDLVDKFFPDTNLLSNSTDEDTNLRKVWLFALAITIHNFPEGLAVGVGFGDGDILNGLGLAIAIGLQNIPEGLAVAIPFVKEKMEVWKAFIIALASGLVEPIGGLLGVGLIQISRPVLPFALAFAAGAMLFVISNEIIPESQKNSTSSLSTHAILIGFVIMMFLDNVLG
- a CDS encoding sensor histidine kinase; the encoded protein is MEDSIEYLVNNFPGIAVIIDDEYKIRRGNQIAYEAFGKLGVKRPDEYIFKPLTEIHTLDGSTAIDALRTGSPFYGYKEYKWKNRKRRILYCHLPTKINSSSRGVVILNIDFKKKINTLEDLVESFKANSHIYFSELEICLFDLEGKLNYVNRSVVNNSGLEAKDLIGESIKFFFDSEEEIELLLKRIALGNFVHTKKYINNKKSKDHLSRVVELISFPIIINGEMIGGIYLGLNLGGLIKHSDRIKKFNKIEDAGRMAFRVIHEVRNPLQEILAIAELGKINSNNEQTNLYFDSIKGRIEQINNLMNEILELSNFHQLELLKYNINDIFSEILKEVFENCKKEKIKLEVELEDLEIKIDKNLFSKIILNLLNNAIEVLMNYEQNRKILIKAESKDNEVLFSIYNSGPEIPEKIREYIFDIFASTKGRNGTGLGLTITYYIVTRIFKGDIWFESNQEGTTFFFKIKQNIDKTMLISKEDTAYKGI
- a CDS encoding RNase H family protein, with the protein product MAYKCEKELRLKAKEFIEKLKNEDIEGEITQVRDYMVKVNIKKNDDQFGNLNIYYSPKKEKYTLKCHELKNKQLEQGLISLWEGRNFFCQENNQEKSSVDYQIYVDGSYIDGKIGYGVVILDDNKLVEEISGEVTDPLAQNSRQVGGELVATQEGVKWCHKNRVEEVDIFYDMENIKKWATGEYKTNKALTQNFKEFINKAKVKINWYKVKAHTGVKWNEWADKLAKAGAMNGSNQNRENSLIEELEEIANKFVDYLQRNGYTVEYKGIYNSNCAKLKLSDGINFLGHLNIYNTNKLNLVPKYHELKAKEYQSELEELWQEFLKRN
- a CDS encoding nickel-dependent lactate racemase family protein; this translates as MKLKYGAEKVNLNMERLRKQVEVLLPNEREGLVDPLETIEDCLEDPIASSSLEQLLAEKSPNNVVIVVNDVSRLTPYEYMLPPLLDVLHKAGINKEEITFIIATGIHDPNTEEQNRKIFGDDIVDNYRLISHDPDNDLVDMGELDTGNRFYLNREVLEADFLITTGVITPHYFAGFSGGRKSILPGVAGRDTIQNNHAHMVNLVGNLPRIEDNPVSLEMIEAARKAEVDFILNVVTNSKKEIVEVVAGDLEAAWYQGVNVSAEMYHVPIKHKADIAIVSAGGYPKDINIYQAQKALDNADYAVKDGGIIVLLAECRAGLGEDVFEEWLNNSKKPEDNVERIREKFVIGGHKAFAISKVVLNKEFILISEFNQEFTELMFAKKMNSLDEVLSYIEDKYNHQYSTIIMPQGGLTVAIVE
- a CDS encoding helix-turn-helix domain-containing protein; translation: MCQNNYNRKSKKGKHLTLEDRKIIEHLYNIQGKKDKEXAKELGKHRTTISRELKKGELKLLNSDYTTRIEYDAEIAQKVYDKNATAKGTKIKIAKEHELARFIERKIKQDKWSPEVIANQIQEDERFEIKLHWKTIYNYIDKGILMVNRDELVYGNYKKSNGTKRQEKES
- a CDS encoding Hsp20/alpha crystallin family protein; protein product: MFDLSPFDNRKLTKPLSKISNNISDLMDFNDFGFKTDIRKRKNDYLIQAELPGVKKEDINVEVDEDYLTISAIILENNTEENESYIRKERRKGRFQRNFQLQNIKKEEIQAKYENGLLEVILPKENATSKEKRSITIN
- a CDS encoding DUF2721 domain-containing protein, with translation MGLNINIPAFLFSTISLLMSAYGGRFSKISKLIRDLSIELDNNNLEERIYLKKQILIFSKRVRYIKRLQLAAIFSLFFSALSMFCLLFEKINFANITFIIALIFFLISLLISLIEILYSIKALQINFKI
- a CDS encoding DUF2721 domain-containing protein encodes the protein MKFTLTTPALIFSTISLLLLAYTNRFSVLANLIRGLHDKAKEKGEKDHIIASQLSSLKKRVKLIRNMQFLAILSLFSCVFSMFLLFLDKNIAGEIVFAVGLALLMFSLILSAIEINISVHALNIQLSESVESESFDDNKEE
- a CDS encoding cytochrome c biogenesis CcdA family protein, coding for MEDISIIIAFFAGIISFFSPCVLPLVPAYIGYITGSTTIRRRFFTLIRSIGFVLGFSLIFILMGASASYLGQLFARYKFIFTKASGILIIIFGLHITGLWKINLFYKQFRFSEPKQAGTWLSSILMGIAFAAGWTPCVGTVLGSILLYAGTGATLSNGIILLAFYSLGMGIPFILTAIFINKFTQISPKINKYLPLISKISGFIMIIFGLLLFFNRVQNLSRYFYFLNNILPEY